In a genomic window of Streptomyces pristinaespiralis:
- a CDS encoding molybdopterin oxidoreductase family protein, whose amino-acid sequence MSRTAPAVPTAAAPGEPARTALRVCPLCEATCGLTLTIEGGRVTSARGDRDDIFSRGFICPKGASFGELDADPDRLRTPLIRENGELRDATWEEAFDLIAARTRPLIEAHGPNAVGVVLGNPNVHTMAGGLYPPVLLSALGTRNIYSASTLDQMPKHVSSGLLFGSATAIPVPDLDRTDHLLLLGANPLESNGSLCTAPDFPGKLKALRRRGGTLTVVDPRRTRTAQLADRHVAIRPGTDALLLAALAQVLFEEGLTDLGALAAHVEGVAEVEAAVKDFTPEAVAAACGMDAEEIRTMARELAGAPTAAVYGRIGSCTVEHGTLASWLVDVLNVLTGNLDRPGGALFPLSATERAPRPAAPGKGFSLGRWRSRVSGHPEAKGELPIAALAEEIETPGEGQIRALIVIAANPVLSAPDGDRLDRALAGLDLMVSVDPYLNETSRHADVVLPPPPPAQSAHFDFAFNALAVSNQARFSPAAVPLEAGLMDECEIHARLILAVSGMHGAEPSAVDDMVVGSTLAKAVADPHSPLFGGDAEEQARLLGGRSGAERRLDMMLRLGPYDLVLEDLLQAPHGIDLGPLEPRVPQILKTRSGRVELLPGPIADDLPRLRAALAERPAGLVLVGRRHLRSNNSWLHNVPALNGGSNRCTLHVHPDDAARLGLEDGATACVTGDGGSVEAPVEITDAVRPGVVSLPHGWGHDRPGIRMSVAAGRPGVNVNQLLDGSRLDPLSGTAVLNAIPVEVVPSP is encoded by the coding sequence GTGTCCCGCACCGCTCCAGCCGTACCCACAGCCGCCGCCCCGGGGGAACCCGCCCGCACCGCACTGCGGGTCTGCCCGCTGTGCGAAGCCACCTGCGGGCTCACCCTCACCATCGAGGGCGGCCGCGTCACCAGCGCCCGCGGCGACCGTGACGACATCTTCAGCCGTGGCTTCATCTGCCCCAAAGGTGCCTCCTTCGGCGAGCTCGACGCCGACCCGGACCGGCTGCGCACCCCCCTGATCCGGGAGAACGGCGAGCTGCGCGACGCCACCTGGGAAGAGGCCTTCGACCTGATCGCCGCCCGGACCAGGCCGCTGATCGAGGCCCACGGACCGAACGCCGTCGGAGTGGTCCTCGGCAACCCGAACGTCCACACCATGGCCGGCGGCCTCTACCCGCCCGTCCTGCTCTCCGCGCTGGGCACCCGCAACATCTACTCCGCCTCGACGCTCGACCAGATGCCCAAGCACGTCTCCAGCGGACTGCTCTTCGGCAGTGCCACGGCCATCCCCGTCCCCGACCTGGACCGCACCGACCATCTCCTGCTGCTCGGCGCCAACCCGCTGGAGTCCAACGGCAGTCTGTGCACCGCGCCCGACTTCCCCGGCAAGCTCAAGGCGCTCCGCCGCCGCGGCGGGACCCTGACCGTCGTCGACCCGCGCCGCACCCGCACCGCGCAGCTGGCCGACCGGCACGTCGCGATCCGGCCCGGCACCGACGCGCTCCTGCTCGCCGCGCTCGCCCAGGTGCTGTTCGAGGAAGGGCTCACCGACCTCGGCGCGCTCGCCGCCCATGTCGAAGGGGTGGCCGAAGTGGAGGCCGCCGTCAAGGACTTCACCCCGGAGGCGGTCGCGGCGGCCTGCGGCATGGACGCCGAGGAGATCCGTACGATGGCCCGCGAGCTCGCGGGCGCGCCCACCGCGGCCGTCTACGGGCGCATCGGCAGCTGCACCGTCGAGCACGGCACCCTCGCCAGCTGGCTCGTCGACGTCCTCAACGTGCTGACCGGCAACCTCGACAGGCCGGGCGGCGCCCTCTTCCCGCTGTCCGCCACCGAGCGCGCTCCGCGGCCGGCCGCCCCCGGAAAGGGGTTCTCCCTCGGCCGCTGGCGCAGCCGGGTGAGCGGTCACCCCGAGGCCAAGGGCGAACTGCCCATCGCCGCCCTCGCGGAGGAGATCGAGACCCCGGGCGAAGGGCAGATCCGTGCACTGATCGTGATCGCGGCCAACCCGGTGCTCTCCGCCCCCGACGGGGACCGCCTCGACCGGGCACTGGCCGGACTCGACCTGATGGTGAGCGTCGACCCCTATCTCAACGAGACCTCACGCCACGCCGACGTGGTGCTGCCCCCGCCGCCGCCGGCGCAGAGCGCCCACTTCGACTTCGCCTTCAACGCGCTCGCCGTCAGCAACCAGGCCCGCTTCAGCCCTGCCGCCGTACCGCTGGAGGCCGGGCTGATGGACGAGTGCGAGATCCACGCCCGGCTGATCCTCGCCGTGTCGGGGATGCACGGCGCCGAGCCGTCCGCCGTCGACGACATGGTCGTCGGCAGCACCCTCGCCAAGGCGGTCGCGGACCCGCACTCGCCGCTCTTCGGGGGCGACGCAGAGGAGCAGGCGCGGCTGCTCGGCGGCCGCAGCGGCGCCGAGCGGCGGCTGGACATGATGCTCCGCCTCGGCCCGTACGACCTCGTCCTCGAGGACCTGCTGCAGGCACCGCACGGAATCGACCTCGGCCCCCTCGAGCCCCGCGTCCCGCAGATCCTCAAGACCCGCAGCGGACGCGTCGAGCTGCTGCCCGGCCCCATCGCCGACGACCTGCCGAGGCTGCGCGCGGCACTCGCGGAGCGGCCCGCCGGGCTCGTGCTCGTCGGCCGCCGCCATCTGCGCTCCAACAACAGCTGGCTCCACAACGTGCCGGCGCTGAACGGCGGTTCCAACCGCTGCACCCTTCATGTCCACCCGGACGACGCCGCCCGGCTCGGACTCGAGGACGGGGCCACGGCGTGCGTCACCGGGGACGGAGGCAGTGTGGAGGCCCCCGTCGAGATCACGGACGCGGTGCGCCCCGGTGTCGTCAGCCTGCCGCACGGCTGGGGCCACGACCGTCCCGGCATCCGCATGTCGGTGGCGGCCGGCCGTCCCGGCGTCAACGTGAACCAGCTGCTCGACGGCTCCCGGCTGGACCCCCTGTCGGGCACCGCGGTGCTCAACGCCATCCCGGTGGAGGTAGTGCCAAGCCCATGA
- a CDS encoding class F sortase, with product MTATLVTGVVRGCTDTPPDAPPVTVAADSPLGAKTPAAEETPAADEKAAGREEPAAAGHGRSNVIDLPPLTVRSAEPARKPAARVPAPSRTPQAPRSPRPAAPSPAATPPEAARGALELPPSPARQLAIPAIMIESPVMGLGLDGKGRLTAPPVDNPRLVGWYEKGPAPGEKGTALVVGHRDTKTGPAVFLNLNALKPGDKVNIARADRRTAVFTVDKVRTYKKEAFPDAEVYGHTGRPELRLLTCGGSFDKKTGYSANVVVFAHLTDVRQV from the coding sequence GTGACGGCAACCCTGGTCACCGGCGTCGTCCGGGGGTGCACGGACACACCCCCGGACGCGCCGCCGGTCACCGTCGCGGCGGACAGCCCACTCGGCGCGAAGACACCCGCGGCCGAGGAGACGCCCGCGGCCGACGAGAAGGCCGCCGGGCGGGAGGAGCCGGCCGCGGCCGGGCACGGCAGGTCGAACGTGATCGACCTGCCGCCGCTCACCGTCCGCTCCGCGGAACCGGCGCGGAAACCGGCGGCGCGGGTACCGGCGCCGTCCCGGACCCCTCAGGCGCCGCGGTCGCCCCGGCCCGCGGCGCCGTCCCCGGCGGCCACCCCGCCCGAGGCGGCCCGGGGAGCGCTCGAACTGCCGCCCTCCCCGGCCAGACAGCTCGCCATCCCGGCCATCATGATCGAGTCGCCCGTGATGGGGCTCGGTCTCGACGGCAAGGGCCGGCTCACCGCCCCTCCGGTGGACAACCCGCGTCTCGTCGGCTGGTACGAGAAGGGGCCCGCCCCCGGCGAGAAGGGCACCGCCCTGGTGGTCGGCCACCGCGACACCAAGACCGGCCCCGCCGTCTTCCTCAACCTCAACGCACTGAAACCCGGCGACAAGGTCAACATCGCCCGCGCGGACCGGCGGACGGCCGTGTTCACCGTCGACAAGGTGCGCACCTACAAGAAGGAGGCCTTCCCCGACGCGGAGGTGTACGGCCACACGGGCCGACCGGAACTGCGGCTGCTCACCTGCGGCGGCAGCTTCGACAAGAAGACGGGCTACTCCGCCAACGTCGTCGTCTTCGCGCACCTCACGGACGTCAGACAGGTGTGA
- a CDS encoding aldehyde dehydrogenase family protein — MKAHDGMYIGGRWRPAAAPETIAVVDPADEQVIAHVPAGTAEDVDAAVRAARAAFPGWAATPPAERARYIAALRDELARRVEEIAQTVTSELGAPPALALAVHANLPVAVAGSYAELAGSYAFEERIGTSTVLMEPVGVVGAITPWNYPLHQIVAKVAPALAAGCTVVLKPAEDTPLTAQLFAEAVHEAGIPEGVFNLVTGLGPVAGQALAEHEGVDLVSFTGSTAVGRKIGATAGGAIKRVALELGGKSANVILPSADLAKAVNVGIANVMSNSGQTCSAWTRMLVHKDRYEEAVALAAAAVAKYVPGERVGPLVNAKQQERVRGYIEKGVEEGARLVAGGPEAPLGVGYYVSPTVFADVTPGMTIAQEEIFGPVVSILKYEDEDDALAIANGTVYGLAGAVWAGDESEAVAFARRMDTGQVDINGGRFNPLAPFGGYKQSGVGRELGPHGLAEYLQTKSLQF; from the coding sequence ATGAAGGCCCACGACGGCATGTACATCGGCGGCCGGTGGCGGCCCGCCGCGGCACCGGAAACGATCGCGGTCGTCGATCCCGCGGACGAGCAGGTCATCGCCCATGTGCCGGCGGGCACGGCGGAGGACGTCGATGCCGCGGTACGCGCCGCCCGCGCGGCCTTCCCGGGCTGGGCGGCGACACCGCCCGCCGAGCGGGCGCGGTACATCGCGGCCCTGCGCGACGAGCTCGCCCGGCGTGTGGAGGAGATCGCACAGACGGTCACCTCCGAACTCGGCGCGCCGCCCGCCCTGGCGCTCGCCGTCCACGCGAACCTGCCCGTCGCGGTCGCCGGCTCCTACGCGGAGCTCGCGGGCTCCTACGCGTTCGAGGAGCGGATCGGGACCTCCACCGTGCTGATGGAGCCGGTCGGCGTCGTCGGCGCGATCACGCCCTGGAACTACCCCCTGCACCAGATCGTCGCCAAGGTGGCCCCTGCGCTGGCCGCCGGCTGCACCGTGGTGCTCAAGCCGGCGGAGGACACCCCGCTGACCGCGCAGCTCTTCGCGGAGGCCGTCCACGAGGCGGGCATCCCCGAGGGCGTCTTCAACCTGGTCACCGGACTCGGCCCGGTGGCCGGCCAGGCGCTCGCCGAGCACGAAGGCGTCGACCTGGTGTCCTTCACCGGGTCGACCGCCGTCGGCCGGAAGATCGGCGCGACCGCGGGCGGCGCGATCAAGCGCGTCGCGCTGGAGCTGGGCGGCAAGTCGGCCAACGTGATCCTGCCGAGCGCCGACCTGGCCAAGGCGGTGAACGTCGGCATCGCCAACGTGATGTCAAACTCGGGCCAGACGTGCAGCGCGTGGACCCGCATGCTCGTGCACAAGGACCGGTACGAGGAGGCCGTCGCGCTCGCCGCGGCCGCCGTCGCCAAGTACGTCCCCGGCGAACGGGTCGGCCCGCTCGTCAACGCCAAGCAGCAGGAGCGGGTGCGCGGTTACATCGAGAAGGGCGTCGAGGAGGGTGCCCGGCTGGTGGCCGGCGGCCCCGAAGCGCCGCTCGGGGTCGGCTACTACGTCAGCCCGACCGTCTTCGCCGACGTCACCCCCGGCATGACCATCGCCCAGGAGGAGATCTTCGGTCCGGTCGTGTCGATCCTGAAGTACGAGGACGAGGACGACGCCCTCGCGATCGCCAACGGCACCGTGTACGGCCTCGCCGGCGCCGTCTGGGCCGGTGACGAGTCGGAGGCGGTGGCCTTCGCCCGCCGTATGGACACCGGTCAGGTCGACATCAACGGCGGTCGCTTCAACCCGCTGGCGCCGTTCGGCGGGTACAAGCAGTCCGGCGTGGGCCGGGAGCTCGGGCCGCACGGCCTCGCCGAGTACCTCCAGACCAAGTCCCTCCAGTTCTGA
- a CDS encoding CitMHS family transporter → MLTVLGFAMIATFLVLIMTKKMSPIAALVLIPALFCVAVGQGAQLGDYVLEGVGNLAPTAAMLMFAIVYFGVMIDVGLFDPIVRGILRFCKADPLRIVIGTAVLAAIVSLDGDGSTTFMITVSAMYPLYKRLKMSLVVLTGIAATANGVMNTLPWGGPTARAATALKLDAADIFVPMIPALGAGLVFVLVLAYVLGRRERKRLGYLTLDEALEPEPGTVLVKTGGGGEHAAATTGSAAGDKGAGAGPGADDGSPREGEAPLQDGGFQGLDPNRATLRPKLYWFNAGLTLALLTAMIMELLPIPVLFLLGAALALTVNFPSMADQKARIAAHADNVLNVAGMVFAAAVFTGVLTGTGMVEHMADWLVGAIPEGMGPHMAIVTGVLSLPLTYFMSNDGFYFGVLPVLAEAGAAHGVSPLEIARASLVGQPLHMSSPLVPAVYVLVGMAKVDFGDHTRFTVKWAALTSLVVLGAGILFGII, encoded by the coding sequence ATGCTGACAGTCCTCGGCTTCGCCATGATCGCGACCTTCCTGGTCCTGATCATGACGAAGAAGATGTCGCCGATCGCGGCGCTGGTCCTGATTCCCGCACTCTTCTGCGTCGCCGTCGGGCAGGGTGCGCAGCTCGGGGACTACGTCCTCGAAGGTGTGGGGAACCTCGCCCCCACGGCGGCGATGCTGATGTTCGCCATCGTCTACTTCGGCGTCATGATCGACGTCGGGCTGTTCGACCCGATCGTGCGGGGCATCCTGCGCTTCTGCAAGGCGGACCCGCTGCGCATCGTGATCGGCACGGCGGTGCTCGCCGCCATCGTCTCGCTCGACGGCGACGGCTCGACGACCTTCATGATCACGGTCTCGGCGATGTATCCGCTCTACAAGCGCCTGAAGATGAGCCTGGTCGTGCTGACCGGCATCGCCGCCACGGCGAACGGCGTCATGAACACCCTGCCGTGGGGCGGTCCCACCGCCCGCGCCGCGACCGCGCTCAAGCTGGACGCGGCCGACATCTTCGTGCCGATGATCCCCGCTCTCGGCGCCGGACTCGTCTTCGTGCTCGTCCTCGCGTACGTCCTCGGCCGGCGTGAGCGCAAGCGCCTCGGGTACCTCACGCTCGACGAGGCGCTCGAGCCCGAGCCCGGCACCGTTCTCGTCAAGACCGGCGGTGGCGGCGAGCACGCCGCGGCAACCACCGGCTCCGCGGCCGGCGACAAGGGCGCCGGGGCAGGGCCGGGAGCGGACGACGGTTCCCCGCGCGAGGGCGAAGCCCCGCTCCAGGACGGCGGTTTCCAGGGCCTCGACCCGAACCGCGCGACGCTGCGGCCCAAGCTGTACTGGTTCAACGCCGGTCTGACGCTGGCCCTTCTCACCGCCATGATCATGGAGCTGCTGCCGATCCCGGTGCTGTTCCTGCTCGGCGCGGCTCTCGCCCTGACCGTCAACTTCCCCTCGATGGCGGACCAGAAGGCACGCATCGCGGCCCACGCCGACAACGTCCTGAACGTCGCCGGCATGGTCTTCGCCGCCGCCGTCTTCACCGGCGTCCTCACCGGCACCGGCATGGTCGAGCACATGGCGGACTGGCTCGTCGGGGCCATCCCCGAGGGCATGGGCCCCCACATGGCGATCGTCACGGGCGTACTGAGCCTGCCGCTCACGTACTTCATGTCGAACGACGGCTTCTACTTCGGCGTCCTGCCCGTCCTCGCGGAGGCCGGCGCCGCCCACGGTGTCTCGCCGCTGGAGATCGCCCGCGCCTCCCTCGTCGGCCAGCCGCTGCACATGTCCAGCCCGCTCGTCCCCGCCGTGTACGTCCTCGTCGGCATGGCGAAGGTCGATTTCGGCGACCACACCCGCTTCACGGTGAAGTGGGCGGCCCTGACCAGCCTGGTGGTGCTGGGGGCCGGGATCCTGTTCGGCATCATCTGA
- a CDS encoding MFS transporter, with product MGRLWLLRLVIAFGFAQAAVSMARPAVSYRALSLGADERAIGVIAGVYALLPLFAAVPLGRRTDKGRCMPLLYAGVALIAGGCALSGLAGSLPAMAAWSGVMGLGHLCFVIGAQSIVARRSDPAEQDRNFGHFTIGASLGQLAGPVAAGALIGDDMGPTSALALVVSAAVAAVSLTSMWRIELRHERVGHKRDAGVAKVPVHRILRTRGVPAGIFISLAVLSATDILTAYLPVVGEHRGIAPTVVGLLLSLRAAATIACRLVMTPMIRRLGRTTLLTVTCLLGGVLCAGIALPVPLWALALMLAALGFCLGVGQPLSMTTVVQAAPPGARSTALALRLTGNRLGQVAAPASAGLVAGLAGAAAPFVMLGVLLVVSGGTAVRTGRSGRGPAVTGGPDGGTPGGSPGGASREAGGAGPAVAGAEGPRGGAAAGTDGTESPGRHSRGVR from the coding sequence ATGGGCCGACTCTGGCTGCTGCGCCTCGTCATCGCCTTCGGGTTCGCCCAGGCGGCGGTGTCGATGGCGCGCCCGGCCGTTTCCTACCGGGCGCTGTCGCTCGGCGCCGACGAGCGTGCGATCGGTGTGATCGCCGGCGTGTACGCGCTGCTTCCGCTGTTCGCCGCCGTACCGCTGGGCCGCAGGACCGACAAGGGCCGCTGCATGCCCCTGCTGTACGCGGGCGTCGCGCTGATCGCCGGCGGCTGTGCGCTCAGCGGGCTCGCCGGCTCGCTGCCGGCGATGGCCGCGTGGAGCGGTGTGATGGGACTCGGCCACCTGTGCTTCGTCATCGGCGCCCAGTCGATCGTCGCCCGCCGCTCCGACCCGGCCGAACAGGACCGCAACTTCGGTCACTTCACCATCGGCGCCTCCCTCGGCCAGTTGGCCGGGCCCGTCGCCGCCGGCGCGCTGATCGGTGACGACATGGGCCCGACGAGCGCGCTGGCGCTCGTCGTGTCCGCGGCCGTGGCTGCGGTCTCACTGACCTCGATGTGGCGTATCGAGCTCCGGCACGAGCGAGTCGGGCACAAGCGGGACGCGGGCGTGGCGAAGGTTCCCGTGCACCGCATCCTGCGCACCCGCGGCGTACCCGCCGGGATCTTCATCAGCCTCGCCGTGCTCTCGGCCACCGACATCCTCACCGCGTACCTGCCGGTGGTCGGCGAGCACCGCGGTATCGCGCCCACCGTCGTGGGCCTGCTTTTGAGCCTGCGGGCCGCCGCCACCATCGCGTGCCGGCTGGTGATGACGCCGATGATCCGCCGCCTCGGCCGTACCACCCTGCTCACCGTGACCTGCCTGCTCGGCGGGGTGCTGTGCGCGGGCATCGCCCTGCCGGTGCCCCTGTGGGCGCTCGCGCTGATGCTGGCGGCGCTCGGTTTCTGCCTCGGGGTGGGGCAGCCGTTGTCCATGACGACGGTGGTGCAGGCGGCCCCGCCCGGCGCGCGTTCGACGGCGCTCGCGCTGCGGCTGACCGGCAACCGTCTCGGCCAGGTCGCCGCGCCGGCATCCGCGGGACTGGTCGCCGGGCTCGCCGGCGCCGCGGCGCCCTTCGTGATGCTCGGCGTGCTGCTGGTGGTGTCGGGCGGGACCGCGGTACGGACCGGCCGCTCCGGGCGTGGGCCGGCGGTCACCGGCGGCCCGGACGGCGGCACTCCGGGGGGCTCTCCGGGTGGCGCTTCCCGGGAGGCCGGCGGGGCGGGGCCGGCGGTGGCCGGGGCGGAGGGTCCGCGCGGCGGTGCGGCTGCGGGGACCGACGGGACGGAATCGCCCGGTCGGCACAGTCGGGGTGTCCGCTAG
- a CDS encoding MFS transporter, whose protein sequence is MDTAAQLTDTTGSTPSDPRRRRVATAAALASAVEWYDYFVFGIAAALVLGDLYFPAGSSSAGVLAAFATFAVGFLARPVGGVIAGQLGDKRGRKPMLVLALTLMGLATAGIGLLPTYETIGIAAPVLLVLLRIVQGIAVGAQWGGAMLMATEYAPEGKRGLYGSLVQLGVPIGVVTANTVFLVAGTLTGESAFAAWGWRVPFFVGFLVLGLAWYIHTKVEETPEFREAERALAEQEKSETRSPLRTILREHLGTVFLAGGSFAVNTATFYIIITGVLDYATRELDMKRGAVLAVSLGVSLTQLVLIPAAAALSDRIGRLRIYAAGAIGLLVWAVPMFLLIDTASLLWLAVGTFVTSCFLSIMYGPQAALFAELFTAEMRYTGASLGYQIAAVFGGGLAPFMMVLLLEATGTSMAVSGYIIGLAVIALISIRILASRAAKAAAPASSAPAEAQSG, encoded by the coding sequence ATGGACACCGCAGCTCAGCTCACGGACACCACCGGCTCCACACCCTCCGACCCCCGGCGGCGCCGCGTCGCCACCGCCGCTGCCCTCGCCTCGGCCGTCGAGTGGTACGACTACTTCGTCTTCGGCATCGCCGCCGCCCTCGTCCTCGGCGACCTGTACTTCCCCGCCGGCAGCTCCTCCGCCGGCGTGCTGGCCGCCTTCGCCACCTTCGCGGTCGGCTTCCTCGCCCGTCCCGTGGGCGGCGTCATCGCCGGGCAGCTCGGCGACAAGCGGGGCCGCAAGCCGATGCTGGTCCTCGCGCTCACGCTGATGGGACTCGCCACGGCCGGCATCGGCCTGCTCCCCACGTACGAGACGATCGGCATCGCCGCACCCGTACTTCTGGTCCTGCTCCGCATCGTCCAGGGCATCGCTGTCGGCGCCCAGTGGGGCGGCGCGATGCTGATGGCCACCGAGTACGCCCCCGAGGGCAAGCGCGGCCTCTACGGCAGCCTCGTCCAGCTCGGGGTCCCCATCGGTGTCGTCACCGCCAACACCGTGTTCCTGGTGGCGGGCACCCTCACCGGCGAGTCGGCGTTCGCCGCCTGGGGCTGGCGGGTGCCCTTCTTCGTCGGCTTCCTCGTCCTCGGTCTCGCCTGGTACATCCACACCAAGGTCGAGGAGACGCCCGAGTTCCGGGAGGCCGAACGCGCTCTCGCCGAGCAGGAGAAGAGCGAGACCCGCTCGCCCCTGCGCACGATCCTGCGCGAGCACCTCGGCACCGTGTTCCTGGCCGGCGGCTCGTTCGCCGTGAACACCGCCACGTTCTACATCATCATCACCGGCGTCCTGGACTACGCGACCCGCGAACTCGACATGAAGCGCGGCGCGGTGCTCGCGGTGTCCCTGGGCGTGAGCCTCACCCAGCTGGTCCTCATACCCGCCGCTGCGGCCCTCTCCGACCGCATCGGACGGCTGCGGATCTACGCGGCGGGCGCCATCGGCCTGCTGGTGTGGGCGGTGCCGATGTTCCTGCTGATCGACACCGCGTCACTGCTCTGGCTGGCCGTCGGTACCTTCGTCACCAGCTGCTTCCTGAGCATCATGTACGGGCCCCAGGCGGCGCTCTTCGCCGAGCTGTTCACCGCGGAGATGCGCTACACCGGTGCGTCCCTCGGCTACCAGATCGCCGCCGTCTTCGGCGGCGGCCTGGCGCCGTTCATGATGGTCCTGCTGCTGGAGGCGACCGGCACGTCCATGGCGGTGTCCGGCTACATCATCGGCCTGGCCGTGATCGCGCTGATCTCCATCAGG
- a CDS encoding ABC transporter ATP-binding protein, with protein sequence MTRAIALHNVSKRYGRAPRAVDNFSLGVRPGEFLVLLGPSGCGKSTVLRMIAGLEDITEGELLLDGEYANDIPPRERDMAMVFQNFALYPSMTNRENIGFPLKLENPRADRNPRVEATARMLGIEDILDRFPAQLSGGERQRVAMGRAISRRPSVFLMDEPLSNLDAKLRNHLRAEIARLTAELGVTTVYVTHDQAEAMSLGDRVAVMRGGVLQQVSSPRDTYALPANVFVAAFIGTPRINLLQAVVHAPLDGRMSIDLGRQRLPLPEPLSPDHQLLRIQQGRQIIVGLRSEATRIAPPSQARPGEVALTGIVEHMEYQGHEALVHFNTGSRPAVVADLESPRPQAAVRRRRNTGPGVLTRLKDRAMAQVAGPVAVLDEPLPEPVHESRITAPSDLVVRTGPDLRLRTGAQVPLLVDLAHLYVFDHQGRRICPAPMDVPGLDV encoded by the coding sequence ATGACTCGCGCCATCGCTCTGCACAACGTCAGCAAGAGATACGGCCGCGCTCCCCGGGCCGTCGACAACTTCTCCCTCGGTGTCCGGCCGGGGGAGTTCCTCGTCCTGCTGGGCCCCTCCGGCTGCGGCAAGTCGACCGTGCTGCGGATGATCGCCGGGCTGGAGGACATCACCGAGGGCGAGCTCCTGCTGGACGGCGAGTACGCCAATGACATCCCGCCGCGTGAACGCGACATGGCCATGGTCTTCCAGAACTTCGCGCTCTACCCGAGCATGACCAACCGGGAGAACATCGGCTTCCCACTGAAGCTCGAGAACCCGCGGGCCGACCGCAATCCGCGGGTCGAGGCCACCGCAAGGATGCTCGGCATCGAGGACATCCTCGACCGGTTCCCCGCGCAGCTCTCCGGCGGGGAGCGCCAGCGCGTCGCGATGGGCCGGGCCATCTCCCGCCGGCCCTCCGTCTTCCTGATGGACGAGCCGCTCTCCAACCTCGACGCCAAGCTCCGCAACCATCTGCGGGCCGAGATCGCGCGTCTGACCGCCGAGTTGGGGGTGACGACGGTCTACGTCACGCACGACCAGGCGGAGGCCATGTCGCTCGGGGACCGGGTGGCCGTGATGCGCGGCGGAGTGCTCCAGCAGGTCAGCTCGCCGCGTGACACCTATGCCCTCCCGGCGAACGTCTTCGTCGCCGCCTTCATCGGAACGCCCCGGATCAACCTGCTCCAGGCCGTCGTCCACGCGCCGCTGGACGGCCGGATGTCGATCGACCTGGGCCGGCAGCGGCTTCCGCTGCCCGAGCCCCTCAGCCCCGATCACCAGCTGCTGCGCATCCAGCAGGGCCGGCAGATCATCGTGGGCCTGCGGTCGGAGGCAACCCGGATCGCGCCGCCCAGTCAGGCCCGGCCGGGGGAGGTGGCGCTGACCGGGATCGTCGAGCACATGGAGTACCAGGGGCACGAGGCGCTGGTGCACTTCAACACCGGTTCCCGGCCCGCCGTGGTCGCCGACCTGGAGTCGCCGCGTCCGCAGGCCGCCGTACGGCGGCGGAGGAACACCGGGCCCGGAGTGCTGACCCGGCTCAAGGACCGGGCGATGGCCCAGGTCGCGGGGCCGGTGGCGGTGCTCGACGAGCCGCTTCCCGAGCCCGTCCACGAGAGCAGGATCACGGCGCCGAGCGACCTCGTCGTCCGTACCGGCCCCGACCTGCGGCTGCGTACCGGCGCCCAGGTGCCGCTGCTCGTGGACCTCGCCCACCTGTACGTCTTCGACCATCAGGGCCGCCGTATCTGCCCCGCCCCCATGGACGTTCCGGGGCTCGACGTCTGA
- a CDS encoding Zn-dependent alcohol dehydrogenase, with translation MVRAAVLPSVGAPLEIAEISLPEPGPGQVRVRLAAAGVCHSDLSLSDGTMRLPVPAVLGHEGAGTVLAVGEGVTHVAPGDGVVLNWAPSCGTCHACSIGEVWLCADALTGAGRVHALAADGTELHPGLNVGAFAQETVVAANCVLPVPDGVPLTDAALLGCAVLTGYGAVHHSARVREGESVVVFGVGGVGLATLQSARIAGAGSIIAVDVSPEKEELARGAGATEYVVASDTTAREIRGLTGKRGADVAIECVGRASTIRAAWDSTRRGGRTTVVGIGGKDQQVTFHALELFHWGRTLSGCVFGNSDPAADLPVLAEHIRAGRLDLSALVTEQIALDGIPAAFDNMLAGKGGRALVVF, from the coding sequence GTGGTCCGTGCAGCCGTCCTGCCCTCCGTCGGTGCTCCCCTGGAGATCGCCGAGATCTCCCTGCCGGAGCCCGGCCCGGGCCAGGTCCGGGTCAGGCTCGCCGCAGCCGGGGTGTGCCACTCCGACCTGTCCCTCTCCGACGGCACCATGCGGTTGCCCGTCCCCGCCGTCCTCGGCCATGAGGGCGCGGGCACCGTCCTGGCCGTCGGCGAGGGTGTCACCCATGTCGCGCCCGGCGACGGTGTCGTCCTCAACTGGGCTCCCTCCTGCGGTACGTGCCACGCCTGCTCCATCGGCGAGGTGTGGCTGTGCGCCGACGCGCTGACCGGCGCGGGACGGGTGCACGCTCTCGCCGCCGACGGCACCGAGCTCCATCCCGGCCTGAACGTGGGCGCGTTCGCACAGGAGACGGTCGTCGCCGCGAACTGCGTGCTGCCCGTGCCCGACGGCGTCCCGCTGACGGACGCGGCCCTGCTGGGCTGCGCCGTCCTCACCGGCTACGGCGCCGTCCACCACTCCGCGAGGGTGCGTGAGGGCGAGTCCGTCGTCGTCTTCGGCGTCGGCGGGGTCGGGCTGGCCACGCTCCAGTCCGCCCGGATCGCCGGAGCGGGCTCGATCATCGCCGTCGACGTCTCCCCGGAGAAGGAGGAACTGGCGCGCGGCGCGGGCGCCACCGAGTACGTCGTCGCCTCCGACACCACGGCGAGGGAGATCCGGGGACTGACCGGCAAGCGCGGCGCCGACGTGGCGATCGAGTGCGTCGGCCGCGCCTCGACGATCCGCGCCGCCTGGGACTCCACCCGCCGTGGCGGCCGCACCACGGTCGTCGGCATCGGCGGGAAGGACCAGCAGGTCACCTTCCACGCCCTGGAGCTGTTCCACTGGGGCCGCACGCTGTCCGGCTGTGTCTTCGGCAACTCCGACCCGGCCGCCGACCTCCCGGTCCTCGCGGAGCACATCCGCGCCGGCCGGCTGGACCTGAGCGCGCTGGTCACCGAACAGATCGCCCTCGACGGCATCCCTGCGGCCTTCGACAACATGCTCGCGGGCAAGGGTGGCCGGGCCCTGGTCGTCTTCTAG